From Juglans regia cultivar Chandler chromosome 8, Walnut 2.0, whole genome shotgun sequence, the proteins below share one genomic window:
- the LOC109016435 gene encoding LOW QUALITY PROTEIN: trihelix transcription factor GTL2-like (The sequence of the model RefSeq protein was modified relative to this genomic sequence to represent the inferred CDS: deleted 1 base in 1 codon) encodes MFDGAVPDHQFHQWIASRTTLPSLSPSFPVLHAFSSPNIFPSYDHYDPSLSLPPNLLHPLHQQSPTHKDHQEQKQENNLVSMNLDTERQRSLPDPIESWANEEVLALLRIRSGMENWFPEFTWEHVSRKLAEDVGFKRSPSKCKEKFEEESRYFNDNINYNKSYRFLSELEELYQGHDHQNPRVGAGKNQRILEKPSGGEDNLGQSNLEVDSRDGTVGNKRFQDSHHENVQGKSKRKKRKRRKKFEMLEGLCEKVVIKIMAQQEEMHNKLLEDMVKRDEEKVAKEEAWKKQAMDRMNKELEIMANEQAIAGVRHATIIEYLKQLTSSSSGSHCVEERAALLVHESLKVTTSSNSYPSSSSCSLIQAPNPNHSSLISTQVINSITPTSITKTLSHQNTSPALSPNTPDIPTSSSLPTASRNPNSINTQKNPLTPISTWTQKVSQDSITNVKDNLGKRWPRDEVLALINLRCSTDQYNNSNGGDQDKEGIAKAPPLWERISQGMLELGYKRSAKRCKEKWENINKYFKKTKDANKKRSLDSRTCPYFHQLSTLYMSQGTSQDVAAPSEGPENILTT; translated from the exons ATGTTTGATGGAGCAGTACCAGATCACCAGTTCCACCAG TGGATAGCCTCAAGAACCACTCTCCCTagtctttctccctcatttccagTACTCCATGCCTTTTCATCCCCTAATATTTTCCCTTCCTATGATCATTATGATCCTTCTCTTTCCCTCCCACCAAACCTTTTGCACCCATTGCACCAGCAATCTCCCACCCACAAAGATCATCAAGaacagaaacaagaaaataactTGGTGTCCATGAATCTAGACACTGAAAGACAGAGATCATTACCGGACCCAATCGAATCATGGGCTAACGAAGAAGTTCTTGCACTGTTGAGAATCAGATCTGGCATGGAAAATTGGTTCCCGGAGTTCACTTGGGAACATGTCTCAAG GAAGTTAGCAGAGGACGTTGGGTTCAAGAGAAGTCCTTCGAAGTGCAAGGAGAAGTTTGAAGAGGAAAGTAGATACTTCAATGACAACATAAACTACAACAAAAGCTACAGATTTCTCAGTGAGCTTGAGGAGCTATATCAGGGTCATGATCACCAAAACCCTCGGGTTGGGGCCGGAAAGAACCAAAGGATATTGGAAAAGCCAAGTGGAGGAGAAGACAACTTGGGGCAAAGTAATTTGGAAGTGGATTCAAGAGATGGAACAGTTGGAAATAAGAGATTTCAGGATAGTCATCACGAGAATGTTCAGGGAAAATCAAAgcgaaaaaagagaaaaaggaggaagaagTTTGAGATGCTCGAGGGTTTATGTGAGAAAGTTGTGATCAAGATAATGGCTCAGCAAGAGGAGATGCACAACAAGCTTCTTGAAGATATGGTGAAGAGAGATGAAGAAAAGGTTGCCAAAGAAGAAGCTTGGAAGAAACAAGCGATGGATAGGATGAATAAGGAGCTTGAGATTATGGCAAATGAACAGGCTATTGCAGGTGTTAGACACGCAACAATCATTGAGTACTTGAAGCAACTCACATCGAGTTCTTCAGGAAGCCATTGCGTTGAAGAGAGGGCAGCACTACTTGTACATGAGTCTCTCAAGGTAACAACGAGTTCAAATTCATATCCTTCCAGTTCTTCATGTTCCTTAATTCAAGCACCAAACCCTAATCATAGCTCCCTAATTTCAACCCAAGTGATCAACTCGATCACTCCCACTTCCATAACCAAAACCCTATCTCATCAAAACACTAGTCCAGCTCTTTCCCCCAACACTCCAGATATACCCACTTCATCTTCTCTTCCCACGGCGTCCCGAAACCCTAATTCTATAAACACCCAAAAAAACCCACTTACACCCATTTCAACTTGGACACAGAAGGTCTCCCAAGACTCCATAACCAATGTCAAAGATAACCTTGGAAAGAGATGGCCAAGAGATGAAGTTTTGGCACTTATAAACCTGAGGTGCAGTACTGATCAGTACAATAATAGCAATGGCGGGGATCAGGACAAGGAAGGAATTGCCAAGGCTCCTCCTCTATGGGAGAGAATCTCACAAGGGATGCTGGAGTTGGGTTACAAGAGGAGTGCAAAGAGGTGCAAAGAGAAATGGGAGAACATAAATAAGTATTTCAAGAAAACCAAGGATGCTAACAAAAAGAGGTCCCTTGACTCTAGGACATGCCCttattttcatcaattgagTACCTTGTACATGAGTCAAGGAACGTCACAAGACGTTGCAGCACCTTCCGAAGGGCCTGAAAACATCTTGACTACGTAA